From a region of the Prevotella melaninogenica genome:
- a CDS encoding RagB/SusD family nutrient uptake outer membrane protein, with translation MKKVIYSALVLATLSMTSCSDFLDEHTPQATLSDEQVKEANHVDELVTSAYAIFISAEDINSSFSMWNYDVRSDDAYKGGNGTSDGDVFHQLEIEQGVLTTNWNISDMWQRLYNCISRANTAIALLEQVNSSVYPQKDERMAEMKFLRAYGHFLLKRLYKHIPFVIDPNLKTEQYNMLSNREYTNDQGWQVIIDDLMESYNKLPVHQADKGRPTKASAAAFLTKVYMYKAYHQDNENTNEVTSISKDDLLKAVQFSDPAIYTAGGYGLESDFHNNFRPEPQFENGKESLWAMQYSINDGTKNGNLNWSYGLIVPNIPGVTDGGCDFYKPSQNLVNVYRTDANGHPYIGTFNNQDYNKATDYADPRLFLTIGIPGLPYEFNSKFMMDKTATWSRSNGLYGYYVTLKQNVDPESPYLKKGAWWGTSENRIVFRYADVLLERAEALVQLNDGRINEAINIINQIRNRAKQSTGAISNYQSDYGVRMNVMPYTGTYSQVEALDIVKMERRIEMGMESERFFDLVRWGEAERILNKYYAEEANDCSIYSSAHFTKNKNEYLPIPYAQIAASNGHYKQNIGQW, from the coding sequence ATGAAAAAAGTAATATATTCAGCACTTGTGCTCGCTACCCTTAGTATGACAAGTTGTTCAGACTTCTTGGATGAACATACTCCACAGGCAACACTAAGTGATGAGCAAGTAAAGGAGGCTAATCATGTTGATGAACTCGTAACATCAGCCTATGCCATATTTATTTCAGCAGAAGATATCAATTCTTCGTTTTCAATGTGGAATTATGATGTCCGCAGTGATGATGCCTATAAAGGCGGCAACGGAACCAGTGATGGTGATGTGTTCCATCAGCTTGAAATAGAACAAGGAGTCTTGACCACAAACTGGAATATTAGCGATATGTGGCAAAGATTATACAATTGTATATCACGTGCCAACACGGCAATAGCACTCCTTGAACAAGTCAATAGCTCTGTTTATCCTCAAAAGGATGAACGTATGGCAGAGATGAAGTTCTTACGTGCATATGGACACTTCTTATTGAAACGATTGTATAAGCATATACCTTTCGTTATAGACCCTAACCTTAAGACTGAGCAATATAACATGCTTTCTAATCGTGAATATACGAATGATCAAGGTTGGCAAGTTATTATTGATGACTTGATGGAATCCTACAATAAACTTCCTGTTCATCAAGCAGACAAGGGGCGTCCAACAAAAGCATCAGCTGCAGCTTTCCTAACGAAGGTGTATATGTATAAGGCTTATCATCAAGATAATGAGAATACGAATGAAGTTACAAGTATCTCAAAGGACGATCTCTTGAAAGCTGTTCAGTTTAGTGATCCTGCAATCTATACTGCTGGTGGCTATGGGTTAGAGAGTGATTTCCATAATAACTTTAGACCAGAACCACAGTTTGAGAATGGAAAGGAAAGTCTTTGGGCAATGCAATATTCTATTAATGATGGAACTAAGAATGGTAATCTCAACTGGAGTTATGGACTAATTGTACCAAATATTCCTGGTGTAACTGATGGAGGATGTGATTTTTATAAGCCAAGTCAAAATCTTGTTAATGTCTATCGTACAGATGCTAATGGCCATCCATATATAGGTACATTTAACAATCAAGACTATAATAAAGCAACAGATTATGCAGACCCACGTCTATTCCTTACCATTGGTATTCCTGGTTTGCCTTATGAATTTAACTCTAAGTTTATGATGGACAAGACTGCTACATGGAGTAGAAGTAATGGATTGTATGGCTATTATGTAACTTTAAAGCAGAATGTAGACCCAGAAAGTCCTTATCTGAAGAAAGGTGCATGGTGGGGTACATCAGAGAATCGTATTGTCTTCCGTTATGCAGATGTCCTACTTGAACGTGCTGAGGCTTTGGTACAGTTAAATGATGGACGTATTAACGAGGCAATCAATATCATCAATCAAATCCGTAATCGTGCTAAACAAAGCACAGGTGCTATCAGCAATTATCAGAGTGATTATGGTGTGAGAATGAATGTTATGCCATATACTGGAACCTACAGTCAGGTAGAGGCTCTTGATATTGTTAAAATGGAGCGTCGTATAGAGATGGGTATGGAATCTGAAAGATTCTTTGACCTTGTAAGATGGGGAGAGGCAGAACGCATACTCAACAAGTATTATGCAGAAGAAGCTAATGACTGTTCTATCTATAGTAGTGCTCACTTCACTAAAAATAAGAATGAGTACTTGCCTATTCCATATGCACAAATAGCTGCTTCAAACGGACATTATAAACAAAATATTGGTCAGTGGTAA
- a CDS encoding DUF4960 domain-containing protein, whose product MKTNITTIFIALIAFFALGSCSDENNISDLQLNGSCSVDSIVLDNYKGVVDQASRTITVRVPETYDVTNMTVSTLKLSAGAISNIKEGDKLNMLTAQVLSIKNGDVFLDWTMNVLRDEAKITSFKINGIYNGVIDEGNKTISVYVPNTLDLHSLTPTIGLSTNATVSPSNGVATDFSNPVTFTVTNNTASASYTVKVTAIGKPTAVFVSLPATMNELNSEELAACKWMLQNIPNSLYVSFTDIKNGTVDLSECKVIWWHYHKDGGVDGKEAFERSAPEAVNAAVALRDYYNNGGSFLFTRYATNMPAEIGAVANNAAPNNCWGQNEADAEKVSGPWNFFIQGHTSHPLFQNLIMKSGEPNSIYTCDANYRITNSTAQWHIGTDWGGYDNLNKWRTETGAQDLAYGGDGAVVAWEFPANGTKGKILCIGSGCYDWYSVDDVPAFYHNNIAKMTQNAFNYLMNH is encoded by the coding sequence ATGAAAACAAATATAACAACAATATTCATTGCACTTATTGCTTTCTTTGCATTAGGTAGCTGCAGCGACGAGAATAATATTTCTGATCTGCAATTAAACGGATCATGTTCAGTCGATTCTATCGTATTGGATAATTATAAAGGTGTCGTAGATCAGGCTTCACGTACAATCACTGTGCGTGTCCCTGAGACTTACGATGTCACAAACATGACTGTTAGCACACTGAAGCTAAGTGCTGGTGCCATCAGCAATATCAAAGAGGGAGATAAACTTAATATGCTTACAGCTCAGGTGCTCAGTATTAAGAATGGTGATGTCTTCCTTGACTGGACTATGAATGTATTGAGAGATGAGGCAAAAATCACTTCTTTCAAGATTAATGGAATATATAATGGCGTTATTGATGAGGGAAATAAGACAATCTCTGTCTATGTTCCTAATACGCTGGACCTCCATTCTTTAACTCCTACAATAGGGTTGAGTACAAATGCGACGGTTAGTCCATCTAATGGTGTTGCAACGGATTTTTCTAATCCTGTTACATTTACAGTTACCAATAATACAGCTTCTGCGAGCTACACTGTAAAAGTAACAGCTATCGGTAAGCCTACTGCAGTCTTTGTTAGTCTACCAGCTACGATGAACGAGCTTAATTCAGAGGAATTAGCTGCTTGTAAGTGGATGCTTCAGAATATCCCAAACTCATTATACGTTTCATTTACTGATATTAAGAATGGTACGGTCGATCTTAGTGAGTGTAAAGTTATTTGGTGGCATTATCATAAGGATGGAGGAGTAGATGGAAAAGAAGCTTTCGAAAGAAGTGCGCCTGAGGCTGTCAATGCAGCAGTTGCTTTAAGAGACTATTATAATAATGGTGGTTCTTTCCTCTTCACTCGATATGCAACAAATATGCCAGCTGAGATTGGCGCAGTAGCAAACAATGCTGCTCCAAATAATTGTTGGGGGCAGAACGAAGCTGATGCTGAGAAAGTAAGTGGTCCTTGGAACTTCTTTATTCAAGGGCATACGAGTCATCCTCTTTTCCAAAATCTTATAATGAAGAGTGGTGAGCCTAACTCTATTTATACTTGTGATGCAAATTACCGTATCACCAATTCAACTGCTCAATGGCATATTGGTACTGATTGGGGTGGATATGATAACTTAAATAAATGGCGTACAGAGACTGGAGCACAAGATTTGGCTTATGGTGGTGATGGTGCTGTCGTTGCATGGGAATTTCCTGCAAACGGAACAAAGGGCAAGATTCTCTGTATTGGCTCTGGATGTTATGACTGGTACAGTGTAGATGATGTCCCAGCCTTTTACCACAATAACATTGCCAAGATGACACAGAACGCATTCAACTATCTAATGAATCATTAA
- a CDS encoding GH32 C-terminal domain-containing protein yields MNKRSLFLYAALTGLSVSATAQTMNVTRVRDTTIVKIEKSPKYLLLPIEEGKDEAQVILDNGKKTDTWMDVRLAQGKTDYYVPFKLNKGKTSIVKILNLKADALALQKGQLKLSNVWDVTNNDYYRPSYHHTPSYGWMNDPVGMFYKDGVYHLCYQYNPYGSMWGNMHWGHAISRDLVHWKEVEPTLQRDPMGHIFSGSTVIDKDGTAGYGKNAIISLYTSDSKENAQTQCMAYSTDGGYTFHKYEKNPVLKPFDGVKDFRDPKVFWYEPLQKWYMIVSADKEMRFYSSPNLKDWTYVSAFGKGYGSQPNQFECPDFFELPVDGNPNKKKWVMIVNINPGCLFGGSATEYFVGDFDGTNFTSDSDSSVAKFLDYGKDHYATVTFSGVKDRVLGIAWMSNWQYANVTPIRQYRGTNTLPRELKLFTGKDGQVYMSSNIAPEVAYLRRTYKRLPDLLVANERDAKNVSASKENAFEVEMDVTPNKASKTGIVLYNDKGEKVDIYFDIKAGRLVMDRTESGKVKFGEKSEPHKIETDYDDREEQKALGAKRKLNSINYENDFALGTWAPLSLCDSNTYHLNIFVDKCSIEIFVDGGRISMTNLVFPTEPYTSIKFYSDGNRVSFKNIKVCELGILKR; encoded by the coding sequence ATGAACAAAAGAAGTCTTTTCCTTTATGCAGCCTTGACAGGTCTTTCCGTATCGGCTACGGCACAGACAATGAATGTTACACGTGTTAGAGATACGACAATTGTGAAGATAGAAAAGTCGCCAAAGTATCTTCTCCTTCCGATTGAAGAGGGCAAAGACGAAGCGCAGGTGATACTCGATAATGGCAAGAAGACCGATACGTGGATGGATGTAAGATTAGCACAAGGGAAGACCGACTATTATGTTCCTTTCAAACTCAATAAGGGTAAGACTTCTATTGTCAAGATTCTGAACCTAAAGGCAGACGCACTGGCACTTCAAAAAGGACAACTGAAGCTTTCAAATGTGTGGGATGTGACCAATAACGACTACTATCGTCCATCTTATCATCATACCCCTTCTTACGGATGGATGAACGATCCTGTTGGAATGTTTTATAAAGATGGGGTCTACCACCTCTGTTATCAATATAACCCTTATGGCTCCATGTGGGGAAATATGCACTGGGGACATGCTATCAGTCGTGACCTTGTTCATTGGAAAGAGGTTGAACCGACGCTTCAGCGCGATCCTATGGGACATATCTTCTCTGGTAGTACGGTAATAGATAAGGACGGTACGGCGGGTTATGGTAAGAATGCTATTATCTCCCTTTATACTTCCGATAGCAAGGAGAATGCGCAGACACAATGTATGGCTTATAGCACCGATGGTGGTTATACCTTCCATAAATATGAGAAGAACCCAGTTTTGAAGCCTTTTGATGGTGTGAAAGACTTCCGCGACCCAAAGGTCTTCTGGTATGAGCCACTGCAGAAATGGTATATGATTGTTTCTGCCGACAAAGAAATGCGTTTCTATTCGTCGCCTAACTTGAAAGACTGGACCTACGTCAGTGCTTTCGGTAAGGGTTATGGTTCACAACCCAATCAGTTTGAATGCCCCGACTTCTTCGAACTCCCTGTTGATGGCAATCCGAATAAGAAGAAATGGGTGATGATTGTGAATATCAATCCGGGCTGTCTCTTTGGTGGTAGTGCTACAGAATACTTTGTTGGTGACTTCGATGGGACGAACTTCACCAGTGATAGCGACTCTTCTGTAGCTAAGTTCCTCGACTATGGTAAGGATCATTATGCCACAGTTACCTTCTCAGGTGTTAAAGACCGTGTGTTGGGAATAGCATGGATGAGCAACTGGCAGTATGCTAACGTTACGCCTATCCGTCAATATCGTGGTACCAATACGCTTCCACGTGAGTTAAAACTCTTCACAGGTAAAGATGGACAAGTCTATATGTCTTCTAATATTGCACCAGAGGTAGCCTACCTAAGAAGAACCTATAAGCGTCTGCCCGACCTATTGGTTGCTAACGAGCGAGACGCAAAGAACGTCTCCGCAAGTAAGGAGAATGCCTTTGAGGTAGAGATGGATGTAACGCCAAACAAGGCTTCCAAGACGGGAATAGTCCTTTATAATGATAAGGGTGAGAAGGTAGATATCTACTTTGATATCAAGGCAGGGCGATTGGTTATGGATCGTACGGAGAGCGGAAAGGTTAAGTTTGGTGAGAAGTCAGAACCTCATAAGATTGAAACCGACTATGACGACCGTGAGGAACAGAAGGCTTTAGGTGCGAAGAGGAAGCTGAACTCCATTAATTATGAGAACGACTTTGCACTTGGTACATGGGCACCATTGAGCCTTTGCGACTCCAACACCTACCACTTGAACATCTTTGTTGACAAGTGTTCTATCGAAATCTTCGTCGATGGCGGTCGTATCTCAATGACCAACCTTGTCTTCCCAACCGAACCTTACACCTCTATAAAGTTCTATTCTGACGGCAATAGAGTCTCCTTTAAAAATATAAAGGTGTGCGAGTTAGGAATATTGAAGCGTTAA
- a CDS encoding SusC/RagA family TonB-linked outer membrane protein: protein MKQLLRVIMSLLLLMCCAGAMAQTLDVSGKVIDEQGEPVIGASVVQKGTSNGTVTDIDGNFTFKAPQGATLVVSYVGYKNVEVKAGMGIKVQLQTNASELNEVVVTGYTTQRKADLTGAVSVVSVDELAKQNENNPMKALQGRVPGMNISADGSPSGSATVRIRGIGTLNNNDPLYIIDGVPTKAGMHELNGSDIESIQVLKDASSASIYGSRAANGVIIITTKKGKEGRVNVDIDASIAASMYAHKMNVLNAKQYGQVMWQAYVNDGMDPNTNGLGYRYDWGYNAQGNPVLNNISMRKYLDGAGTTPAADTDWFDKTTRTGVVQNYNVAVSSGSDRHSSYFSLGYYKNLGIIKTSDFDRYSARMNTEYKLIKDVLTVGEHFTLSRTSEVQAPGGFLENVLQFNPSLPVYTENGTYAGPVGGYPDRENPVARLYRNSDNRYIYWRTFGDAYINLHLFKGFNLRSTFGLDYAQKQQRFFTYPITEGNVANSKNAVEAKQEHWTKWMWNAVATYNLQVGLHRVDAMAGIELNREDDNYFSGYKEDFLILNPTYMWPNAGTGTAQAYGGGGGYSLVSYFGKLNYNYADKYLASFTLRYDGSSRFGKNNRYATFPSVSLGWRVNQEKFLKSAQWLNDLKLRASWGATGNQEISNIARYTIYVSNYGVNENGGQSYGTSYDIAGTNGGRQLPSGFKRDQLGNNDIKWETTYQTNLGLDFSMLNSSLYGSFDWYYKKTKDILVQMAGIAAMGEGSTQWINAGAMENRGVEVNLGYRKTTNGGFHYDIAGNFSTYRNKITALPATVAANGTFGGNGVKSVIGHPMGAQVGYVADGIFKSQEEIDNHAKQDGATLGRMRWKDLDGNNIITEADQDWIYDPTPDFSYGLNVYLEYKNFDFTMFWQGVQGVDIISDLKKQTDIWAGLNIGFLNKGQRLLNAWSTTNPDSNIPALSLSDNNNEKRVSTYWVENGSYLKLRTIQLGYNLPKSMTNRLAMQRLRFYLSAQNLLSIHSKSFTGVDPENPNYGYPIPLNITFGINVTF, encoded by the coding sequence ATGAAACAATTATTGCGAGTAATCATGAGTCTGTTACTTCTGATGTGTTGTGCTGGAGCTATGGCACAAACATTAGATGTTAGCGGTAAAGTGATTGACGAACAGGGAGAACCTGTTATCGGTGCATCGGTGGTACAGAAAGGTACATCAAATGGAACTGTCACCGACATTGATGGTAATTTCACATTTAAGGCTCCACAAGGTGCTACACTTGTTGTTTCCTATGTAGGTTATAAAAATGTGGAAGTAAAGGCTGGTATGGGAATAAAGGTACAGCTACAAACAAACGCAAGTGAACTAAATGAAGTTGTCGTTACGGGTTATACTACCCAACGTAAAGCTGATCTTACAGGTGCTGTGTCTGTTGTAAGCGTTGACGAATTAGCCAAGCAGAATGAGAACAATCCCATGAAGGCGTTACAAGGTAGGGTTCCGGGTATGAATATCTCTGCAGATGGTTCACCCTCTGGATCAGCCACAGTACGTATTCGTGGTATTGGAACTCTGAACAACAATGACCCTCTTTATATCATTGATGGTGTACCGACAAAGGCTGGTATGCATGAGTTAAACGGTAGTGATATTGAGAGTATCCAAGTTTTGAAAGATGCTTCCTCTGCTTCTATCTATGGTAGCCGTGCTGCTAATGGTGTCATCATCATTACCACAAAGAAAGGTAAAGAAGGAAGAGTAAATGTAGATATTGATGCTTCTATTGCGGCATCAATGTATGCTCACAAGATGAATGTTCTTAATGCGAAGCAATACGGACAAGTAATGTGGCAAGCTTATGTTAACGATGGTATGGATCCCAATACTAACGGTTTAGGTTATCGTTATGACTGGGGGTACAACGCACAGGGTAATCCAGTGTTGAATAACATTAGTATGCGTAAATATCTTGATGGCGCAGGTACTACACCAGCTGCTGATACAGACTGGTTTGATAAGACAACACGTACAGGTGTTGTTCAAAACTATAATGTAGCAGTTAGTAGTGGTTCTGATCGTCATTCTTCTTATTTTTCTTTAGGTTATTATAAGAACTTAGGTATCATTAAAACATCAGATTTTGATCGTTATTCAGCTCGTATGAATACAGAATATAAGTTGATAAAAGATGTTTTAACCGTTGGAGAACACTTTACGTTAAGCCGTACGTCAGAGGTTCAAGCACCTGGTGGATTCCTTGAAAATGTGCTTCAGTTTAATCCTTCACTTCCTGTTTACACAGAGAACGGAACTTATGCAGGTCCTGTTGGTGGTTATCCTGACCGTGAGAATCCTGTTGCTCGTTTGTATCGTAACAGTGATAATCGATATATTTATTGGCGTACTTTTGGTGACGCTTACATTAACCTTCACCTTTTTAAAGGATTTAATCTCCGTTCAACTTTTGGTTTGGATTATGCTCAGAAACAGCAGAGATTTTTTACTTATCCAATCACAGAAGGAAATGTTGCCAATTCTAAGAATGCTGTTGAGGCAAAACAGGAGCATTGGACAAAGTGGATGTGGAATGCTGTTGCAACTTACAATCTACAAGTTGGTTTACACCGTGTAGACGCTATGGCTGGTATTGAGTTGAACCGTGAAGATGACAACTATTTCTCTGGATATAAAGAAGATTTCCTGATTCTTAACCCTACATACATGTGGCCTAATGCAGGTACAGGTACTGCACAAGCCTATGGTGGTGGCGGTGGATACTCGTTAGTATCTTATTTTGGTAAACTGAATTATAATTATGCAGACAAGTATTTAGCCTCATTTACCCTTCGTTATGATGGTTCATCTCGATTTGGTAAGAACAATCGTTATGCAACATTTCCTTCAGTATCTTTGGGTTGGCGTGTTAATCAGGAGAAGTTCTTAAAGAGTGCACAATGGTTGAATGATTTAAAGCTTCGAGCATCGTGGGGAGCAACAGGTAACCAAGAGATTTCTAATATTGCGCGTTACACCATATATGTTAGTAACTATGGAGTAAATGAAAATGGTGGTCAGAGTTACGGTACATCATACGATATAGCTGGCACTAATGGTGGTCGTCAATTGCCAAGTGGATTTAAACGTGACCAACTCGGTAACAATGACATCAAATGGGAGACAACCTATCAAACTAACCTTGGTTTGGACTTCTCTATGCTCAATTCTTCACTCTATGGAAGTTTTGATTGGTATTATAAAAAGACAAAGGATATCCTTGTGCAGATGGCTGGTATCGCAGCTATGGGAGAAGGTAGCACACAGTGGATTAATGCTGGTGCTATGGAGAATCGTGGTGTTGAAGTCAACTTGGGTTATCGCAAGACAACCAATGGTGGTTTTCATTATGACATAGCAGGTAACTTTAGTACTTATCGTAATAAGATTACAGCTTTGCCAGCAACAGTTGCTGCCAATGGAACCTTTGGTGGTAATGGTGTGAAGAGTGTTATTGGTCATCCTATGGGTGCACAAGTTGGATATGTTGCAGATGGAATCTTCAAGAGTCAAGAGGAAATTGATAATCATGCAAAACAGGATGGTGCAACCCTTGGACGTATGCGTTGGAAGGACTTGGATGGCAATAACATTATTACAGAAGCAGACCAAGACTGGATTTATGACCCAACACCAGACTTCTCATATGGACTTAATGTGTATCTTGAATACAAAAACTTTGATTTCACAATGTTCTGGCAAGGCGTACAAGGTGTAGATATTATCTCTGACTTAAAGAAGCAGACAGATATTTGGGCTGGTTTGAATATTGGTTTCCTAAACAAGGGACAACGTTTGTTAAATGCGTGGAGTACTACCAATCCTGATAGTAATATTCCTGCTCTCTCACTCTCCGATAATAATAATGAGAAGCGTGTTTCTACTTATTGGGTGGAGAATGGTTCATACTTAAAGCTACGTACTATTCAGTTAGGATATAATCTGCCAAAGAGTATGACTAATCGTCTTGCAATGCAGCGTTTACGTTTCTACCTCAGTGCGCAGAACTTATTAAGTATACATAGTAAGAGTTTTACGGGTGTTGATCCAGAGAATCCAAACTATGGTTACCCAATTCCACTCAATATCACATTCGGTATAAACGTTACATTCTAA
- a CDS encoding substrate-binding domain-containing protein, whose amino-acid sequence MQMKQWLYVVFLTWVFSACSDNNVKKYVIGVSQCSEDIWRDKLNNELVMSTYQHDNVILKFASANDNDRLQKQQIDQFIKEKVNLLIVSPNQIHTISSVIDKAYDAGIPVILFDRKTDSKKYTAFIGADNYEAGYEIGHFIGQQLAGKGNIAEICGLQASSPAIERNRGFMDALKNYPDIKVVARGYGDWIKESGVAAMNSMLAQSKESFQYVFAQNDRMALGALQSIREHHVKGVKIVGIDALPVPGGGMENVRDGNLEASYIYPTRGDLVMQLALNILEKKPYKRDNYLKGALVTKANANVLLMQNEEVNKQTARLNALHGKVDTYLVQYNHQKMYIVLFSIILLLLIGIMVYIYRTILMKRRIEEEANKAKLQFFTNISHELRTPLTLIADPVNYIIHDDNLNSQQRSMLQIVQRNVLVLTQLVCEILDFRKVQNGKMELRLSDFNLAESMKQWIKLFSVSAQKKHIGISMDAPDTIMVRADQDKIERICYNLLSNALKYTSEGGEISLTAKEEGGRVIISVVDNGCGISSDALPYIFDRFYQAKNAGRGTGIGLAIVKAFTELHHGEISATSVEGKGSTFTINIPVRQKGEVTNQSTEKIEQLVEPSSAQEVPNQARHIDELIQPHQTDKPEVLIIDDNIDIRTYLRSVLSEKYNVSEASDGKVGLELARKIVPDIVLSDIMMPVMDGLEFCQQLKTDKAISHIPVILLTARSLDEQRVEGYEHGADAYISKPFSLRLLLSRIDNLIESRKKLSQTWSKGVEDDEIGNLSNEIDKSFLKQLRKIIQENLANSDLSVEQIGDEIGLSRVQLYRKVKALTGYSPVEILRKARLTRARHLLQTTERTVSEVAYAVGFSTPSYFSKCYKDEFGENPKK is encoded by the coding sequence ATGCAGATGAAACAATGGCTATATGTCGTTTTTCTTACATGGGTATTTTCAGCCTGTTCGGATAACAACGTAAAAAAGTATGTCATAGGAGTATCTCAGTGTTCTGAAGATATTTGGCGCGATAAGCTCAACAACGAACTTGTGATGAGTACCTATCAGCATGATAATGTAATACTGAAATTTGCTTCAGCTAATGATAATGATAGGTTACAGAAACAACAGATTGACCAGTTTATAAAAGAAAAAGTCAATCTTCTTATTGTATCACCCAATCAGATTCATACCATTTCATCGGTCATTGACAAGGCATATGATGCTGGTATCCCCGTAATACTTTTTGATCGTAAGACTGATTCGAAGAAGTATACAGCTTTTATAGGAGCCGATAACTATGAAGCTGGGTACGAGATAGGTCATTTCATCGGGCAGCAGTTAGCGGGTAAAGGGAATATAGCAGAGATTTGTGGATTGCAAGCATCGTCTCCTGCTATTGAACGAAACCGTGGCTTTATGGATGCTTTGAAGAATTATCCTGATATAAAGGTAGTGGCTCGAGGGTATGGAGACTGGATAAAAGAAAGTGGTGTTGCTGCAATGAATAGTATGCTTGCACAATCGAAAGAGTCTTTTCAGTACGTTTTTGCACAGAATGACCGCATGGCCTTAGGTGCTTTGCAATCTATAAGGGAGCACCATGTAAAGGGAGTAAAAATCGTTGGAATAGATGCTCTTCCTGTACCCGGAGGTGGTATGGAGAACGTTCGTGATGGCAATTTGGAAGCTTCTTATATCTATCCAACTCGAGGTGATTTAGTTATGCAACTTGCGTTGAATATCCTTGAGAAGAAGCCTTATAAGCGTGACAACTATCTAAAAGGTGCATTGGTAACAAAGGCAAACGCTAATGTTCTACTTATGCAAAATGAAGAGGTGAATAAGCAAACAGCTCGTCTCAATGCACTTCATGGGAAAGTGGATACTTATTTGGTGCAATATAATCATCAAAAGATGTATATTGTGCTTTTTAGTATAATCCTTCTCTTGCTGATTGGTATTATGGTTTATATCTATCGAACCATTCTTATGAAGCGAAGAATAGAAGAAGAAGCCAACAAAGCAAAACTTCAGTTTTTTACAAATATAAGTCATGAATTGCGTACACCACTTACGTTGATAGCTGATCCTGTGAACTATATCATCCATGATGATAACCTTAATTCACAACAACGAAGTATGCTACAGATAGTACAACGTAATGTGCTTGTCCTGACACAATTAGTCTGTGAGATTCTTGATTTCCGTAAGGTGCAGAATGGTAAGATGGAACTACGCCTCTCCGACTTTAATCTTGCGGAAAGTATGAAACAATGGATTAAGCTTTTCAGTGTCTCTGCACAAAAGAAGCATATTGGCATTAGTATGGATGCCCCTGATACAATCATGGTCAGAGCGGATCAAGATAAGATAGAGCGAATCTGTTATAATCTTCTTAGTAATGCCCTAAAATATACGTCTGAAGGTGGAGAAATCTCTCTGACGGCTAAAGAGGAGGGGGGACGTGTTATTATTAGTGTGGTAGATAATGGTTGTGGTATTTCAAGTGATGCGCTTCCTTATATTTTTGATCGTTTCTATCAAGCAAAGAATGCAGGACGTGGTACGGGTATTGGGTTGGCTATTGTGAAAGCTTTCACAGAATTGCATCACGGAGAAATAAGTGCTACAAGTGTAGAGGGAAAAGGGAGTACCTTTACTATTAATATTCCTGTTAGACAGAAAGGAGAGGTAACTAATCAGTCTACAGAGAAAATAGAACAATTGGTTGAGCCATCATCCGCACAAGAAGTTCCGAATCAAGCTCGTCATATAGATGAACTTATACAGCCTCATCAAACTGACAAACCAGAGGTTTTAATCATTGATGATAATATTGATATTCGCACTTATTTAAGGTCAGTACTATCTGAAAAGTATAATGTGAGTGAAGCTTCTGATGGAAAAGTTGGTTTGGAGCTTGCAAGGAAAATAGTCCCAGATATAGTGTTGTCGGACATTATGATGCCTGTGATGGATGGATTAGAGTTTTGTCAACAGCTGAAAACAGACAAAGCCATCAGTCATATACCTGTCATTTTACTAACAGCACGTAGCTTAGATGAGCAGCGTGTGGAGGGTTATGAGCATGGTGCAGATGCCTATATTTCCAAACCATTCTCGCTTCGTTTACTTCTTTCGCGTATTGATAATCTTATAGAAAGTAGGAAAAAGTTGAGTCAAACATGGTCAAAAGGTGTTGAGGACGATGAAATCGGTAATTTGTCGAACGAAATCGATAAGTCTTTTCTCAAGCAATTACGAAAGATTATACAAGAAAACCTTGCAAATAGTGACTTAAGTGTGGAGCAGATTGGCGATGAAATCGGGCTTTCTCGTGTACAGCTCTATCGGAAAGTAAAAGCTCTTACGGGATATTCTCCTGTAGAAATATTACGTAAAGCTCGTCTCACTCGTGCTCGCCATCTCCTTCAAACTACTGAGCGCACGGTGTCAGAAGTAGCTTATGCTGTAGGCTTCTCTACGCCCAGTTATTTCTCAAAGTGCTATAAAGACGAGTTTGGGGAGAATCCTAAGAAGTGA